One Candidatus Zixiibacteriota bacterium genomic window, CACCATCAACCGTATCCCATCATCTCAAGGAATTGCGGCGCACCGGTCTGATTTCCATGAGTCGTCAAGGTCGTACTGTCGAATGTACTATCAATGTCAAAACGTTGGAAGGGCTGTTATCACTATTTGATGCTCAACAACAGCAAATTATCCAGCTATGATACGGGCCTGAGATTGAATAATATTGGAAAGGAATTTTTATGAACCTGCCAAAACACCATGTACTAATCACTTATTGCGTGGAGTGAGGATTTTTGCCCCGGGCCACCAGTTTGGCGGCGACAATTGAATCAGCATTTGACGTCAAGGTCACACTTGTCAAAGGACACAATGGTATCTTCGAAGTATCCACTAATAATGACGTCTTGTATTCTAACAACAGTCAATGCAGCCAAGCCTTCCCGAGTGACGATCAGATTATAGAACAGATTGGACAATTCATTGGTCTAAAACCAAAAAGGGATATGTTGTCTGAACCTCAGTCTAAACAGGGGCAGAATCCACACAACATTTTGCCTAATAAAAATACTGATAGCAGCATTACAGAACCACTCCCCATAATAATTCAAACCGAATCGAACTTAGACTGTGGATGTGGACCTGAAGGTTTGAGCTTATCTGGTAGTTCCGGGTGTTGTGACCCTAAAGAAAATAACTCAGGTGGAATGAACTATTCCAATTTTAAGAAATTGCTTTCTAGTGTAATAATTCTAGCTGCTTTTGTTTTGGCAATGGTAGTTGTAGCAAAAAAGACAGGTTGGTACAATAATGATAATAGCCAGATTAGTTTAGCAGAAATTGATCCGCTAGCTTTATCTGGAGCAGGATGTGCTACTGCACAAGTGAAGGATGAATTGCTAACAGAGTTGGTTGGAAATCGGGAAGCAGTATTCGCGTTGCTTCCGTGCGATCACGAGGGACATACACAGGAACTCAGGGACAAAGTATCACCGGCAATTAACAAGCTTCAAGCTCAGGGCAAGCGCACTGATCTCGTCGTCGTCAATCCATCCTCACCGGCCTACGCTCGGCTGATCGAGTTGCATACAGCTGAGTCTTTTCCATGTTTGGCGGTGATTGGTATGAGTTGCGCATCGTCCCTCCTATCAGATGACTTTACCGAGGAGAGGTTATTTGGTGCGTTTGTGACGGCAACATCTCCGATATCCTCTTCTTCATGTTCTACACCCTGCGGGACTCAAACAACGGGCTCAACATCAGATTCATCAATGGTTAAATCCTCGTGTTGTCCGTAGAAAGGAAAATAAATTGGAAGAATGGGCAAGTGAAATACTCCAATCACCCGCTATAAACCCCGTGGTTGTGACCGCCGCACTATTACTGGGGTTAGTTGGGTCTTTGACATCATGCTGTAATCTTGCAGTGATTGGCGCGATAACGGGCTATTCCGGTTCACAGGGTGAAGGGATAAAGAAGCGGGATGTGGCCTTAGGTGCACTCTCTTTCATGCTGGGTACAGTTGTCGCCATGGGTATCCTGGGAGCTCTTGCTGGTTTTGTTAGTCAGACGATAGGGTCAACCGTTGGCGAATATTGGAGGATCTTCGCAGGATTTTCATTGGTGTTATTTGGATTGGCCAGTTTGAAGCTGATCCCATTCAAGCTTCCTGCGTTTCCAAATTTGTCCAGCGGCTCTTCAGACGGACCGGCCAAATCAATATTATTCGGATTCACAGTCGGAGGTGGTGCTACAGCATGCTCTGCCTGTTGCAATCCAGTCTTACCGGTTGTTCTGGGTGTAGTGACTCTTCAGGGTAATATGTGGTGGGGGGTTGTATTATTAGGAGCATTTGCCATTGGTTGGGGTCTTCCTCTTTCGGCGGGTTTACTCGGATTGGGACTCGGGGTCAACTTCATGACCTCCAAGCTGAGCAAACTCGTATCGGTAATCAGAATAGTGGGGGGAGTGGTTCTGCTGATATCAGGATTCTATCTACTGGGAATGGCGTAAATAGAACTTCCAATAATTGAGATGAAAAAGCAGAAGTGTAAAATCGCTGAGACTGCTTGTTGCGGTAGTCAGGCAGACCATGACAGTGAGGCATCGATATCAGGGTCGAGTCAAAACTCATCAATCAAGAGTAAGGACTGGATAATAGATACGATAAGATGCGGTGCGGGGGATGTTCCGGTGGTGAAAACAACCCTTCTTATTTCAGACCGAATCGGCTCGTGGAAAGCAAGATGGACCTTCGGTCGAATGCAATATACAGTCCCTCCGGGATTGTACGCGGTCGGAAAGCCCACGGCAAAATCACCGGTATTTGTTTCGGCTAACTACAAAATGTCATTTGATCGACTCCGTTCAGCTCTGAATGGAAATCACGCTTGGATAGTGGTTCTAGATACCAAAGGTATAAACGTCTGGTGTGCGGCAGGAAAGGGAACATTCGGCACAGAGGAAATAGTGAACCGAATCAAAGATGTAAGGCTCGATAAAGTCGTTTCGCATCACAAACTGATCCTGCCACAACTTGGAGCACCCGGAGTAGCCGCTCACGAGGTCAAGGCGAGCTCAGGATTCCGAGTAATATATGGACCGATCCGCGCCTCGGATATCCCTGCTTTCCTTGAGTCAGAATCAAGGGCCACTCCAGAAATGCAGCGTATACGGTTTCCGTTGTGGGATCGAATAGTATTGGTCCCAGCGGATCTGATGCTACATTTCAAGTACGCGATTATCGCAGCAATCTGTTTTCTATTGCTATCGGGGTTCGGTCCAGGAGTATATTCTCTGGATCGGATATTATCTGTTGGTATCTCCAGCGCATCGCTGGTGCTCACCCTGTATGTTGCACTAAGTGTTCTTGTACCGGTGCTTCTACCCTGGCTACCCGGTCGTGCCTTCTCCGTTAAAGGCGCTTGGCTCGGGAGTTGCCTAGCGATTCTTGCTGGATGGCTTGTGTTAGGCCATTCACAAGTGCCTCTCAGCAATATCATGGTTACTGGGTGGGTACTCATTATCGTCGCGTCGAGCAGTTTTATTGCTATGAATTTCACTGGCACATCTACCTATACTTCATTATCAGGAGTACTCAAAGAAATGCGGATTGCTGTTCCTCTCCAATTGGTCGGGGCAACTGTTGGTCTGGTGCTCTGGATAACGGGACTATTCATTTAAGGCTCAATAATGGTAACATTGCGATATCTTCCGAACGTTACAACTCTTAATCTTGCTCCAGAAACCTGCAGCGGATGCAAATTCTGTGTCATGGTCTGCCCTCAGGCCGTGTTTGCAGTTGAGAACAAGAAGGCGAAAATAATCGACCGCGACGCCTGCATGGAATGCGGTGCATGTGCTCAAAACTGTCCTGAATCCTCCATTACCGTTCGATCCGGTGTGGGCTGCGCGTATGGTGTCCTCCTTGGTAAGCTCAAGAATACCGAACCGACATGCGGCTGTGATGTGAATTCTTCTTCATGCTGTTAGCAATCTATTCCCGTTAAGTCCTTCATAACTGCTGATTTGAAATGCGTTCTCAGTGGGTTTCTAATTCATTCGGTTAAACGGATATTACTAAAACCCACGCTCTCGTTGTGGCACAACGACTTACACCCTATCGTGACCAAATTGTGACCGTTTTTTCGAGAACCATAGTGAACTTCTGTAGACTAGACGGTTGTTCCCAACCCTATGACTATGACAATCATCACAGAGCGTCTGCAATTAATACTAATTCGCCATCTTAATCGAAACGAGTTTCTTCACCGCACTGACTGCCTTAGCATTCCTAATTTCAATACGGACAGCTCTTCCCTCGGCGTATTTCTTTGACTCGTCAATTATGTTCATAACTGAAACCGGCAAGTCACTTTGGTGGGCAGCCTTCACTGCTTTTTCCCCAAGTGCGAAACCGGCGAAGAAGTATCCGTCGCAAGGTGTGAGGTATAGAACAGCTCGCTTCTTATGCATCAACTTCAACGCCCAGCCCCAGGGCTTTCCAGAGTATATCCATGTTTCCGTGAGCGGTTCATACTCTGAGGACAGATGACCTTTCAGGTTCTCCCAATGCGTGCCAGCGCGTCCCAGAGCTTTTGCCAACTCGTCTTTTTGCGGCATTTTGGATTTGTCGTCAAATACACTGAGTGCCATGTCATGTTACCTCGTCCTGAAGTTGAGAGAAAAAACGCAGGTCGAAACTATTTCAGTTTCGCAATTAATTAGCAATTTACGGCTCTAAGTAATAATCAACAAGACTAATAAATCGCTGCTCAGATTCTCAATCCTCGTGTTGAAGGGGTCATACAAGGGCTTACACCCTATTGTGACCGTTTATGGGCGTCTATAATAGGCTCCTAAAGACCATGTTTCAACTTCGCCAGGCGTGACATCGCATCTTCGACTGATTCGAGACCCTCATCGGCGTTTTGCCAGATATCTAAGAACGTTTCGTACTGTGTGATTGCATCTTCTGTGCGCCCCGCTGCCTCGTAAGCTTTGGCTAAATGATAGTGGTACCACACGGCGTAACCGGGGTAAACCCCTTTATCGGAATCGTATCTGAAAACACCCTGTTCCAGATATTCGACCGCTTTGGCAACCTGCTCGTTCTCAAAATACGCCATGCCAAGCCAGGCATTCTCAATGGCGCCAGAAACCGTTCCACCTTTGTGTATCTGCAAGCACTTAATTGCGGAATCAGCATTGCCTTTTTCTAACTGGATGTAACCCATCCAGGCGTAGTAGTAATTTCGATATTTTACAGAATCTACCTGCTCCCACCA contains:
- a CDS encoding acetyl-CoA synthase subunit gamma, translating into MKKQKCKIAETACCGSQADHDSEASISGSSQNSSIKSKDWIIDTIRCGAGDVPVVKTTLLISDRIGSWKARWTFGRMQYTVPPGLYAVGKPTAKSPVFVSANYKMSFDRLRSALNGNHAWIVVLDTKGINVWCAAGKGTFGTEEIVNRIKDVRLDKVVSHHKLILPQLGAPGVAAHEVKASSGFRVIYGPIRASDIPAFLESESRATPEMQRIRFPLWDRIVLVPADLMLHFKYAIIAAICFLLLSGFGPGVYSLDRILSVGISSASLVLTLYVALSVLVPVLLPWLPGRAFSVKGAWLGSCLAILAGWLVLGHSQVPLSNIMVTGWVLIIVASSSFIAMNFTGTSTYTSLSGVLKEMRIAVPLQLVGATVGLVLWITGLFI
- a CDS encoding 4Fe-4S binding protein gives rise to the protein MVTLRYLPNVTTLNLAPETCSGCKFCVMVCPQAVFAVENKKAKIIDRDACMECGACAQNCPESSITVRSGVGCAYGVLLGKLKNTEPTCGCDVNSSSCC
- a CDS encoding DUF3788 domain-containing protein — translated: MALSVFDDKSKMPQKDELAKALGRAGTHWENLKGHLSSEYEPLTETWIYSGKPWGWALKLMHKKRAVLYLTPCDGYFFAGFALGEKAVKAAHQSDLPVSVMNIIDESKKYAEGRAVRIEIRNAKAVSAVKKLVSIKMAN
- a CDS encoding sulfite exporter TauE/SafE family protein, which translates into the protein MTSCCNLAVIGAITGYSGSQGEGIKKRDVALGALSFMLGTVVAMGILGALAGFVSQTIGSTVGEYWRIFAGFSLVLFGLASLKLIPFKLPAFPNLSSGSSDGPAKSILFGFTVGGGATACSACCNPVLPVVLGVVTLQGNMWWGVVLLGAFAIGWGLPLSAGLLGLGLGVNFMTSKLSKLVSVIRIVGGVVLLISGFYLLGMA